Part of the Sporomusa termitida genome, TGCTGGCAGCCCTTGGCGCTACCAGTATGGACGATATCAGTGACGGACTGGCGAGTGAAGCCCATGAAATAGCTAAGGCCAGTCAGGTCGGGATTAAGCTGTTTGCCGGTCAAATACCGCTGGCACCGGAACTGGCAGCGGCCGCTGCCAGGTTTAACAAACGGGCAACTGACTATGCCCTGTTCGGTGGTGAGGATTTTCAACTGGTGTTTACGATGGAACCAGGCAAATATGAAACACTGTTGGCCCTGCACCCCGACCTGCCGGTGACCAGGGTGGGCGAGGTGGTTGCTGCCGGCGAAGGTGTGACCCTTGTCGACGCAGCAGGCTGTGTGCAAGAACTTAAACCCCGGGGGTTTAATCATTTTCGCCAGGAGGGGTAATACCTTATGCTAGTTATTAAGACCCACTCGCCTGATGAAACTTATGCATTTGGCAAAAATATGGCTAAATTATTAAAATCAGGTGATGTTTTATGTCTGGCCGGTGATTTAGGTGCCGGCAAAACCCTGTTAAGCCAGGGCATTGCTGCCGGTCTGACTGTGTCGGCGCATGTTACCAGTCCGACTTTCACTGTCCTTAATGTATATGAGGGAATAACCGGCAGTGGTCAGGAACTGCCGGTATATCATTTTGATCTTTACCGGCTGCAACACCCGGCTGAACTCGCCGATATCGGCTTTGATTATTATCTTGGGGCTCACGGCATCGCTATTATTGAATGGCCGGACAAATTCCCGGAATTTTTGCCGGCCGAA contains:
- the tsaE gene encoding tRNA (adenosine(37)-N6)-threonylcarbamoyltransferase complex ATPase subunit type 1 TsaE, producing the protein MLVIKTHSPDETYAFGKNMAKLLKSGDVLCLAGDLGAGKTLLSQGIAAGLTVSAHVTSPTFTVLNVYEGITGSGQELPVYHFDLYRLQHPAELADIGFDYYLGAHGIAIIEWPDKFPEFLPAERLWLTIKAGDGPSERILCLTAVGTRYVELCEELKQIADSCC